One region of Mycolicibacterium insubricum genomic DNA includes:
- a CDS encoding MCE family protein, translating into MPPNDRREPNPLRTGIFGITLVVCLILVAFGYTGLPFWPQGKVYQAYFADAAGIASGNDVNVSGIKVGSVGSIALAGTAARVSFTVDRKIRVGDQSLASIKTNTVLGEKSLDITPMGSGSADVIPLERTTTPYTLNTALQDLGGNVGALDKAKFTEALATLTDTMRDATPSLRGALDGVAGLSRTLNARDEALGELLRHAQSVTKTLANRAGQVNQLVLDGNQLFAALDARRAALSQLIAGIDDVSVQLSGFVADNQREFGPALTNLNKVLDNLNERRDYISEALKRLPPYATALGEVVGSGPGFQINLYGLPPATMSEMLLDAYFQPGKLPASLSDYLKGLIGERLIVRPKSP; encoded by the coding sequence CTGCCCCCGAATGATCGCCGCGAACCCAACCCGCTGCGTACCGGAATTTTCGGCATCACCCTGGTGGTGTGCCTGATCCTGGTCGCCTTCGGGTACACCGGGCTGCCGTTCTGGCCGCAGGGCAAGGTGTATCAGGCGTACTTCGCCGACGCCGCCGGCATCGCGTCCGGCAACGACGTGAACGTGTCCGGAATCAAGGTCGGCTCCGTCGGATCCATCGCGCTGGCCGGCACCGCGGCCCGGGTGAGCTTCACCGTCGACCGCAAGATCCGGGTCGGCGACCAGTCCCTGGCGTCGATCAAGACCAACACCGTCCTGGGCGAGAAGTCCCTGGACATCACCCCGATGGGATCCGGCAGCGCCGACGTCATCCCGCTGGAGCGGACCACCACGCCCTACACCCTCAACACCGCGCTGCAGGACCTCGGCGGCAACGTCGGGGCGCTGGACAAGGCGAAGTTCACCGAGGCGCTGGCGACGCTGACCGACACCATGCGCGACGCCACCCCGTCGCTGCGCGGCGCGCTGGACGGCGTCGCCGGACTCTCGCGCACCCTCAACGCCCGCGACGAGGCGCTCGGTGAGCTGCTCCGGCACGCCCAGTCGGTCACCAAGACGCTGGCCAACCGGGCCGGTCAGGTCAACCAGCTGGTGCTCGACGGCAACCAGCTGTTCGCCGCGCTGGACGCGCGCCGCGCGGCGCTGAGCCAGCTCATCGCCGGCATCGACGACGTGTCGGTGCAGCTGTCCGGGTTCGTCGCGGACAACCAACGCGAGTTCGGGCCCGCCCTGACCAACCTGAACAAGGTGCTGGACAACCTCAACGAGCGGCGCGACTACATCAGCGAGGCCCTCAAGCGGCTGCCGCCGTACGCGACGGCGCTGGGCGAGGTGGTCGGTTCCGGACCGGGCTTCCAGATCAACCTCTACGGCCTGCCGCCGGCCACCATGAGCGAAATGCTGCTCGACGCGTACTTCCAGCCCGGCAAACTGCCGGCCAGCCTGTCGGACTACCTCAAGGGCCTGATCGGGGAACGGCTGATCGTGAGGCCGAAGTCGCCATGA
- a CDS encoding MCE family protein: MNQRATLIKVSVFTVAMLLVAAGLVVVFGEFKFSTGTTYHAKFASASRLKSGQDVRIAGVPVGTVKSVKLADDNSVDVTFDVDKRYQLYTSTKAAIRYQNLVGDRFLQISSGAGDLVKLPPGGWINNTEPALDLDALLGGLRPVLKGLDGDKINAISGAMLELLQGQGGALSEMLANTGSFTGELARQDQLIGDVITNLNTVLGTVDARSAQFDATVDQLQQLISGLATSRDPIAGAIAPLATAEAGLTTMLQNGRRPLQGVLENLRPLAGKLDARKEDVNGVVERLPENYLRLNGLGAYGSFFNIYYCSIRIKINGPAGSDILIPFGGPADPSKGRCAPAPE; this comes from the coding sequence ATGAACCAGCGCGCAACCCTGATCAAGGTGTCTGTCTTTACCGTCGCCATGCTGCTGGTGGCCGCCGGCCTGGTGGTGGTGTTCGGCGAATTCAAGTTCTCCACCGGCACCACCTACCACGCCAAGTTCGCCAGCGCCTCCCGGCTCAAGTCCGGTCAGGACGTCCGGATCGCCGGCGTGCCGGTAGGCACCGTCAAGAGTGTGAAGCTCGCCGACGACAACAGCGTCGACGTCACCTTCGACGTCGACAAGCGCTACCAGCTCTACACCTCCACCAAGGCCGCCATCCGCTACCAGAACCTGGTCGGCGACCGTTTCCTGCAGATCAGTTCCGGCGCAGGCGATCTGGTGAAGTTGCCGCCCGGCGGCTGGATCAACAACACCGAACCCGCACTGGATCTCGACGCCCTGCTCGGCGGCCTGCGCCCGGTACTCAAGGGTCTCGACGGCGACAAGATCAACGCCATCTCCGGCGCCATGCTGGAACTGCTGCAGGGCCAGGGCGGGGCGCTCTCGGAGATGCTGGCCAACACCGGCTCGTTCACCGGGGAACTGGCCCGCCAGGACCAGCTGATCGGTGACGTGATCACCAACCTCAACACCGTGCTCGGCACCGTCGACGCCCGCAGCGCCCAGTTCGACGCCACCGTCGACCAACTGCAGCAGCTGATCAGCGGACTGGCCACGAGCCGTGACCCGATCGCCGGGGCGATCGCCCCGCTGGCCACCGCCGAAGCCGGCCTGACCACCATGCTGCAAAATGGCCGTCGGCCGCTGCAGGGCGTGCTGGAGAACCTGCGCCCGCTGGCCGGCAAACTCGACGCGCGCAAGGAGGACGTCAACGGCGTCGTCGAGCGGTTGCCGGAGAACTACCTGCGGCTCAACGGGCTCGGTGCCTACGGCTCGTTCTTCAACATCTACTACTGCTCCATCCGGATCAAGATCAACGGCCCGGCCGGCAGCGACATTCTGATCCCGTTCGGTGGTCCGGCCGACCCGTCCAAGGGGAGGTGCGCTCCTGCCCCCGAATGA
- a CDS encoding MCE family protein, giving the protein MAGHAHRKRGAMPHIVAVRLAGAVLAAILVAAIGITYLSYTEAFSRTDAVTVLSPRAGLVMETDAKVKYRGIQIGKVKDIEYDGEQARLRLAIDSAQLAHVPANAGVQIAGNTIFGAKSVEFIAPDVAVGGAMAPGTTVRASAVQLEVNTLFQTLNDLLLKLDPVQLNGTVTALAEGLRGNGDNLGATLAGLNSYLGKLNPKLPTLEDDVVKAATLTNIYGDAAPDLSTVFDNVPTISATIVSQQRNLNRTLLAATGLANNAHDTLAPAAADYIAAMQRSRALTKVLGDYSPEVGCILKGTAMAVDRFAPIIGGIRPGLFVSSSFIPGVPAYTYPESLPLVNASGGPNCRGLPNIPSKQFGGSWWRAPFLVTDNAYVPFQPNTEVQVDAPSTLQFLFNGAFAERDRY; this is encoded by the coding sequence ATGGCCGGGCACGCACACCGCAAGCGCGGCGCAATGCCGCACATCGTGGCCGTCCGGCTGGCCGGTGCGGTGCTGGCCGCCATCCTGGTCGCTGCGATCGGCATCACCTACCTGTCCTACACCGAGGCGTTCAGCCGGACCGACGCCGTCACCGTGCTCTCCCCGCGCGCCGGCCTGGTGATGGAGACCGACGCCAAGGTCAAGTACCGCGGCATCCAGATCGGCAAGGTCAAGGACATTGAGTACGACGGCGAGCAGGCCCGGCTGCGGCTGGCCATCGACTCCGCGCAGCTGGCCCACGTGCCGGCCAACGCCGGGGTGCAGATCGCCGGCAACACCATCTTCGGCGCCAAGTCGGTGGAGTTCATCGCGCCGGACGTCGCCGTCGGCGGCGCCATGGCCCCCGGCACCACGGTGCGCGCGTCGGCGGTGCAACTCGAGGTCAACACCCTGTTCCAGACGCTGAACGACCTGCTACTCAAGCTCGACCCGGTGCAGCTCAACGGCACGGTGACGGCCCTGGCCGAGGGGCTGCGCGGCAACGGGGACAACCTGGGCGCCACCCTGGCCGGCCTGAACTCCTACCTGGGCAAGCTCAACCCGAAGCTGCCGACGCTGGAAGACGACGTGGTCAAGGCCGCGACGCTGACCAACATCTACGGCGACGCCGCACCGGACCTGTCGACGGTGTTCGACAACGTGCCGACCATCAGCGCCACCATCGTCAGCCAGCAGCGCAACCTCAACCGGACGCTGCTGGCGGCCACCGGGCTGGCCAACAACGCCCACGACACCCTCGCCCCGGCGGCAGCCGACTACATCGCGGCCATGCAGCGCTCGCGGGCGCTGACCAAGGTGCTCGGCGACTACTCGCCGGAGGTCGGCTGCATTCTCAAGGGCACCGCGATGGCCGTCGACCGGTTCGCGCCGATCATCGGTGGTATCCGGCCGGGCCTGTTCGTGTCGTCGAGCTTCATCCCGGGTGTGCCCGCGTACACGTACCCGGAGAGCCTGCCCCTGGTCAACGCCTCCGGCGGCCCCAACTGCCGCGGCCTGCCCAACATTCCCAGCAAACAGTTCGGCGGTTCCTGGTGGCGGGCGCCGTTCCTGGTCACCGACAATGCCTACGTGCCGTTCCAACCGAACACCGAAGTGCAGGTCGACGCGCCGTCGACGCTGCAGTTCCTGTTCAACGGTGCGTTCGCGGAACGGGACCGGTACTGA
- a CDS encoding MlaE family ABC transporter permease, translating to MLEQLTVPARAVGGFMEMSLETLRETFRRPFHFREFLDQTWMIARVSLVPTLLVAIPFTVLVAFTLNILLREIGAADLSGAGTAFGTITQLGPVVTVLVVAGAGATAICADLGARTIREEIDAMRVLGINPIHRLVVPRVLASTFVALLLNGLVCAIGLAGGYVFSVFLQGVNPGSFINGLTILTGLGELVLAEVKALLFGMVAGLVGCYRGLTVQGGPKGVGNAVNETVVYAFICLFVINVIMTAIGVRVLAR from the coding sequence TTGCTCGAACAGCTGACCGTCCCGGCGCGGGCCGTGGGCGGCTTCATGGAGATGTCCCTGGAGACGCTGCGTGAGACCTTTCGCCGGCCCTTCCATTTCCGGGAGTTCCTCGACCAGACCTGGATGATCGCCCGGGTTTCCCTGGTCCCGACGCTGCTGGTGGCGATCCCGTTCACCGTGCTGGTCGCCTTCACCCTCAACATCCTGCTGCGGGAGATCGGCGCGGCGGACCTGTCCGGCGCGGGCACAGCATTCGGCACCATCACCCAGCTGGGCCCGGTGGTCACCGTGCTGGTGGTCGCCGGCGCCGGCGCCACGGCCATCTGCGCGGACCTGGGTGCGCGCACCATCCGCGAGGAAATCGACGCCATGCGGGTGCTGGGCATCAACCCGATCCACCGGCTGGTGGTGCCCCGCGTGCTGGCGTCGACCTTCGTCGCGCTGTTGCTCAACGGGCTGGTCTGCGCGATCGGCCTGGCCGGCGGCTACGTCTTCTCGGTGTTCCTGCAGGGCGTCAATCCGGGATCGTTCATCAACGGCCTGACCATCCTGACCGGCCTCGGCGAGCTGGTGCTCGCGGAGGTCAAGGCGCTGCTGTTCGGCATGGTGGCCGGGCTGGTCGGCTGCTACCGGGGCCTGACCGTGCAGGGCGGGCCCAAGGGCGTGGGCAATGCCGTCAACGAGACCGTGGTCTACGCCTTCATCTGCCTGTTCGTCATCAACGTCATCATGACCGCCATCGGTGTGCGGGTGCTGGCGCGATGA
- a CDS encoding 3-oxoacyl-ACP reductase, whose product MSSTADLSGRVAVVTGAAAGLGRAEAIGLAASGATVVVNDMAGALDASDVLAEIAAAGATGVAVAGDISQRATADELVATADRLGGLNIVVNNAGITRDRMLFNMSDEDFDAVIAVHLRGHFLLTRNAATYWRDKAKTDGGVYGRLINTSSEAAMAGPPGQANYAAAKAGITALTLSAARGLSRYGVRANAIAPRARTAMTADVFGEEPDLPAGELDPLSPEHVVELVRYLASPASDAVNAQLFVVYGPQVAMIAAPTVAGRFAAAGSGWAPGELAGAFADYFAEHDPADCFSVMGLLEE is encoded by the coding sequence ATGAGTTCTACCGCTGATCTGTCGGGCCGGGTCGCCGTCGTCACCGGCGCCGCAGCCGGCTTGGGCCGTGCCGAGGCGATCGGGTTGGCCGCCTCCGGCGCGACCGTCGTCGTCAACGACATGGCCGGAGCGCTGGACGCCTCCGACGTGCTGGCCGAGATCGCCGCCGCCGGTGCCACCGGGGTGGCCGTGGCCGGGGACATCTCCCAGCGCGCCACCGCCGACGAGCTGGTGGCCACCGCCGACCGGCTCGGTGGGCTGAACATCGTGGTCAACAACGCCGGTATCACCCGGGACCGGATGCTGTTCAACATGTCCGACGAGGACTTCGACGCGGTGATCGCGGTGCACCTGCGCGGGCATTTCCTGCTGACCCGCAATGCCGCGACCTACTGGCGGGACAAGGCCAAGACCGACGGTGGCGTGTACGGCCGGCTGATCAACACCTCCTCGGAGGCGGCGATGGCCGGCCCGCCCGGCCAGGCCAACTACGCCGCCGCCAAGGCGGGCATCACCGCGCTGACCCTGTCGGCGGCCCGCGGCCTGAGTCGCTACGGGGTGCGGGCCAACGCCATCGCGCCGCGGGCGCGCACCGCGATGACCGCCGACGTGTTCGGCGAGGAACCGGACCTGCCCGCCGGTGAGCTCGACCCGCTGTCCCCCGAACACGTCGTGGAACTCGTCCGCTATCTAGCCTCGCCGGCCTCCGATGCCGTTAACGCGCAGCTGTTCGTGGTCTACGGGCCGCAGGTCGCGATGATCGCCGCCCCGACGGTGGCCGGGCGGTTCGCCGCCGCCGGTAGCGGCTGGGCTCCCGGGGAACTCGCCGGGGCATTCGCCGACTACTTTGCTGAACACGATCCGGCGGATTGCTTCTCGGTAATGGGGCTGCTGGAGGAGTGA
- a CDS encoding ferredoxin, with translation MRVHVDRDRCEGNAICVGIAPDLFELDDDDYAVVLIDPVPADAEERAERAIADCPRAALSRQD, from the coding sequence ATGCGTGTGCACGTCGACCGTGATCGCTGCGAGGGTAATGCGATCTGCGTGGGTATCGCACCGGACCTGTTCGAACTCGACGACGACGACTACGCGGTGGTGCTGATCGACCCGGTGCCGGCCGACGCGGAGGAACGCGCCGAGCGGGCCATCGCCGACTGCCCCCGCGCCGCCCTGAGCCGCCAAGACTAG
- a CDS encoding acyl-CoA dehydrogenase family protein codes for MRIGYTPEQEELRRELRAYFTRLMTPERAEALASGDGEMGRGNVYRETVAQMGRDGYLTLNWPTQYGGAGRDPMDALIFTDEAAIAAVPVPFLTINSVAPTIMAFGTEDQKKFFLPRIAAGDLHFSIGYSEPEAGTDLASLRTAAVRDGDDYVINGQKMWTSLIAYADYVWLAVRTNPEAKKHRGISMLIVPTTAEGFSWTPVHTMSGVDTSATYYSDVRVPTSALVGEENGGWKLVTNQLNHERVALVSAQPIYVALDGVREWAQNTRDARGNRVIDSEWVQLNLARVHAKAEVLKLINWELASAAGSPSPADASAAKVFGTELATEAYRLLMEVLGSSATLRTGTPGALLRGRIERMHRSALILTFGGGTNEIQRDIIGMVALGLPRANR; via the coding sequence ATGCGGATCGGCTACACCCCCGAGCAGGAAGAATTGCGGCGCGAGCTGCGCGCATACTTCACCAGACTGATGACCCCCGAGCGGGCCGAGGCGCTGGCGTCGGGCGACGGGGAGATGGGCCGCGGAAACGTCTATCGCGAGACGGTCGCCCAGATGGGGCGCGACGGCTACCTGACGCTGAACTGGCCGACCCAGTACGGCGGCGCCGGCCGTGACCCGATGGACGCGCTGATCTTCACCGACGAGGCGGCCATCGCAGCAGTCCCGGTGCCGTTTCTGACCATCAACTCCGTCGCGCCGACCATCATGGCGTTCGGCACCGAAGACCAGAAGAAGTTCTTCCTGCCCCGCATCGCCGCCGGCGATCTGCACTTCTCCATCGGCTACTCCGAACCCGAGGCCGGGACCGACCTGGCGTCGCTGCGCACCGCCGCGGTCCGCGACGGCGACGACTACGTGATCAACGGGCAGAAGATGTGGACCTCGCTGATCGCCTACGCCGACTACGTGTGGCTGGCGGTGCGCACCAACCCCGAAGCCAAGAAACACCGCGGGATCTCCATGCTGATCGTGCCGACGACCGCCGAGGGCTTCTCCTGGACCCCGGTGCACACCATGAGCGGGGTGGACACCTCGGCCACCTACTACTCCGACGTGCGGGTGCCGACCTCGGCGCTGGTCGGCGAGGAGAACGGCGGCTGGAAGCTGGTCACCAACCAGCTCAATCACGAACGGGTGGCGCTGGTTTCGGCGCAGCCGATCTACGTGGCACTCGACGGGGTGCGCGAATGGGCGCAAAACACCCGCGACGCCCGGGGCAACCGGGTGATCGACTCCGAATGGGTGCAGCTGAACCTGGCGCGGGTGCACGCCAAGGCCGAGGTGCTCAAGCTGATCAACTGGGAACTGGCCTCGGCGGCGGGCTCCCCGTCGCCCGCCGACGCGTCGGCGGCCAAGGTGTTCGGCACCGAACTGGCCACCGAGGCCTACCGGCTGCTGATGGAAGTGCTCGGCAGTTCGGCCACCCTGCGCACCGGCACCCCCGGCGCCCTGCTGCGCGGCCGCATCGAGCGTATGCACCGCTCCGCGCTGATCCTGACCTTCGGCGGCGGCACCAACGAAATTCAGCGCGACATCATCGGCATGGTCGCACTCGGTCTCCCCCGAGCCAACCGGTAA
- a CDS encoding acyl-CoA dehydrogenase family protein has product MDFTTSEAATDLGGLVATITESVCTNEHQRELDRAGQRFDRALWDKLITADVLSAAAPESIGGGGYGIEEAAAIATALGRQLAAVPYLESVLLAAGAIAEFGSPALAAEWAAPAVAGTKILTVALTPEMGAGPVRAATGDDGVLLTGTRTQVNYARVADAILVPAETDSGTAVYLVDADAPGLTVTPLDTTGKGNVAHLKLDGVSVGADRRLGDGALDWLRARTLLGYSAYQLGVLERALELTASYAAEREQFDRPIGSFQAVAQRLADGYIDVKGLRLTLTQAVYSTADVDIASAAFWAAEAGHRVAHTAVHVHGGVGIDEDHPIHRYFLFAKQTEFGLGGATGQLLAIGRELADTPV; this is encoded by the coding sequence ATGGATTTCACCACCTCCGAAGCGGCCACCGATCTGGGCGGGCTGGTCGCCACCATCACCGAATCGGTGTGCACCAACGAACACCAGCGTGAGCTCGACCGGGCCGGCCAGCGTTTCGACCGCGCCCTGTGGGACAAGCTGATCACCGCCGACGTGCTCTCGGCCGCCGCGCCGGAGAGCATCGGCGGCGGCGGTTACGGCATCGAGGAAGCCGCCGCGATCGCCACCGCGCTGGGCCGCCAGCTGGCCGCGGTCCCCTACCTGGAATCGGTACTGCTGGCCGCCGGCGCCATCGCCGAATTCGGTTCGCCCGCACTGGCCGCCGAGTGGGCGGCCCCGGCCGTCGCCGGGACGAAGATCCTCACCGTCGCGCTCACGCCCGAGATGGGCGCCGGCCCGGTACGGGCCGCCACCGGCGACGACGGTGTGCTGCTGACCGGAACCCGCACCCAGGTCAACTACGCCCGGGTCGCCGACGCGATCCTGGTGCCCGCCGAAACCGATTCCGGGACAGCCGTTTATCTCGTCGACGCCGATGCGCCCGGACTGACGGTCACCCCGCTGGACACCACCGGCAAGGGCAACGTTGCGCACCTGAAGCTCGACGGCGTGTCCGTCGGCGCCGACCGGCGCCTCGGCGACGGCGCCCTCGACTGGCTGCGCGCCCGGACCCTGTTGGGCTACAGCGCCTATCAGCTCGGGGTGCTGGAGCGGGCGCTGGAGCTCACCGCGTCCTATGCCGCCGAGCGCGAGCAGTTCGACCGGCCCATCGGCAGCTTCCAGGCCGTCGCCCAGCGCCTCGCCGACGGCTACATCGACGTCAAGGGTCTGCGCCTGACGCTGACCCAGGCCGTCTACAGCACCGCCGATGTCGACATCGCCTCGGCGGCCTTCTGGGCCGCCGAGGCCGGGCACCGGGTCGCCCACACCGCGGTGCACGTGCACGGCGGCGTCGGGATCGACGAGGACCATCCGATCCACCGGTACTTCCTGTTCGCCAAGCAAACCGAGTTCGGTCTGGGCGGTGCGACCGGGCAGCTGCTGGCCATCGGCCGCGAACTGGCGGACACCCCGGTGTAA
- the fadD17 gene encoding long-chain-fatty-acid--CoA ligase FadD17, whose translation MTVTRLLEPLADVDDAGIYWAVDSGAVSFVSWRNHIRDGAALAAALRSRLDPARPPHVGILAGNTEFFSRVLVAAALSGIVPVGLNPTRRGAALQRDVDHADCQFVLADHSDPESGIGSIDVESAEFAAELDTHRGAPVVFGDPDPDDLFILIFTSGTSGDPKAVRCTHEKVAVPGVMLAQRFDLGRADVCYLSMPLFHSNAIMAGWAPAVAAGASVALRRKFSASGFLPDVRRFGATYANYVGKPLSYILATSEAPDDADNPLRIVYGNEGAARDLDRFAARFAVTVVDGFGSSEGGVSIARTPDTPVGALGPLPEGIDIVEPDTGASCPPGVVGELVNTAGAGQFRGYYNDPGADAARMAGGVYHTGDLAYRDDDGYAYFAGRLGDWLRVDGENLGTAPIEAVLLRYPGLTEVAVYPIPDPLVGDQVMAALVPAEPTAFDLADFTEFLSTQPDLGPKQWPRYVRISAGLPRTETFKILKRELSAEATDCADPVHRIPRP comes from the coding sequence GTGACCGTCACCCGACTGCTGGAACCACTGGCCGACGTCGACGACGCCGGAATCTACTGGGCCGTCGATTCGGGTGCGGTGTCCTTCGTCAGTTGGCGCAACCACATTCGCGACGGGGCCGCGCTGGCCGCGGCGCTGCGGTCCCGGCTGGACCCCGCCCGACCCCCGCACGTCGGGATCCTGGCCGGCAACACCGAGTTCTTCTCCCGGGTGCTGGTGGCCGCCGCACTGTCGGGGATCGTGCCCGTCGGGCTGAACCCGACCCGCCGCGGCGCGGCCCTGCAGCGCGACGTCGACCACGCCGACTGCCAGTTCGTCCTGGCCGATCACAGTGACCCAGAGTCCGGCATCGGGTCCATCGATGTGGAATCAGCCGAATTCGCCGCGGAACTGGACACCCACCGCGGCGCGCCGGTGGTGTTCGGCGACCCCGATCCCGACGACCTGTTCATCCTGATTTTCACCTCCGGCACCAGCGGTGACCCCAAGGCAGTGCGCTGCACCCACGAGAAGGTGGCGGTGCCCGGGGTGATGCTGGCACAGCGGTTCGACCTGGGCCGCGCCGACGTCTGCTATCTGTCCATGCCGCTGTTCCACTCCAACGCCATCATGGCCGGCTGGGCCCCCGCGGTCGCCGCCGGCGCATCCGTCGCGTTGCGCCGGAAGTTCTCCGCGTCGGGCTTCCTGCCCGATGTCCGCCGGTTCGGCGCGACCTACGCCAACTACGTCGGCAAGCCGCTGTCCTACATCCTGGCCACCTCCGAGGCCCCCGACGACGCCGACAACCCGCTGCGGATCGTGTACGGAAACGAGGGTGCGGCAAGGGATCTGGACCGTTTCGCGGCCCGGTTCGCGGTCACCGTCGTCGACGGTTTCGGGTCCAGCGAGGGCGGGGTGTCCATCGCCCGCACACCGGACACCCCGGTCGGCGCGCTCGGGCCACTGCCCGAGGGCATCGACATCGTCGAGCCGGACACCGGCGCGTCGTGCCCGCCCGGCGTGGTCGGCGAGCTGGTCAACACCGCCGGCGCGGGCCAGTTCCGCGGCTACTACAACGATCCCGGCGCCGACGCCGCCCGGATGGCCGGCGGCGTGTACCACACCGGCGACCTGGCGTACCGGGACGACGACGGGTACGCGTACTTCGCCGGGCGGCTCGGCGACTGGTTGCGGGTCGACGGCGAGAACCTGGGGACCGCCCCCATCGAGGCCGTCCTGCTGCGCTATCCGGGGCTCACCGAGGTCGCCGTCTACCCGATACCCGATCCGCTGGTCGGCGATCAGGTGATGGCCGCGCTGGTGCCGGCCGAACCCACCGCCTTCGACCTCGCGGACTTCACCGAATTCCTCTCCACACAACCCGATCTCGGCCCGAAGCAGTGGCCGCGCTACGTCCGGATCTCGGCAGGACTGCCGCGAACCGAGACCTTCAAGATCCTCAAGCGCGAACTGTCCGCCGAAGCCACCGATTGCGCAGACCCGGTCCACCGGATACCGCGCCCATGA
- a CDS encoding PucR family transcriptional regulator, translating into MTGRPRLAELGSDPGSVLTVLRYFDALADGGRGTEDILAAVAELAGCPVVVDAGIARLERRSPAHPLDELVADRLSRLLARRAAVPHLGDPALVEVVISGKEDRVDRGRAIRLLGFDESRDVRVLAVSADVRATLRLVLGALSGGRVATATLGRTVAVLYQGGPAARPLGDAIEAAIATAYPAPRTRPGDRGSWVGIGSETGIFAAPKSWSEALGALRFASSTGYGRHVIAYERLGVLELLARLPAERIAANRDIARINEIAATGAGALDVSTVEAFCVFGTLRRTAEEMHVHHSTVAARLAHLSERMGWDFDDPMDRFTATLTLMVRRISLSAAALAADDLP; encoded by the coding sequence ATGACCGGACGGCCGCGGCTCGCGGAACTCGGTTCGGACCCGGGATCGGTACTGACCGTCCTCCGGTACTTCGATGCCCTGGCCGACGGCGGCCGTGGCACCGAGGACATCCTCGCCGCCGTCGCCGAACTCGCGGGCTGTCCGGTGGTGGTGGATGCCGGAATCGCGCGGTTGGAACGCCGCAGTCCCGCCCACCCACTCGACGAACTCGTCGCCGACCGGCTGAGCCGCCTGCTGGCGCGCCGCGCCGCGGTACCGCATCTCGGCGACCCGGCACTGGTCGAGGTCGTCATCTCCGGCAAGGAGGACCGGGTGGACCGGGGTCGAGCCATCCGGCTGCTCGGCTTCGACGAATCCCGGGACGTTCGGGTGCTGGCAGTCTCGGCCGATGTGCGGGCGACCCTCCGTCTGGTCCTCGGTGCGCTGTCCGGCGGACGCGTCGCCACCGCGACGCTCGGCCGCACGGTCGCGGTGTTATACCAAGGCGGTCCGGCGGCCCGGCCGCTCGGCGACGCCATCGAGGCGGCGATTGCCACCGCCTATCCGGCCCCGCGGACGCGTCCCGGTGATCGTGGTTCGTGGGTGGGGATCGGTTCGGAGACAGGGATTTTTGCTGCGCCGAAGTCCTGGAGCGAGGCGCTGGGAGCGCTGCGGTTCGCCTCCTCGACCGGCTATGGCCGCCACGTCATCGCCTACGAACGGCTCGGCGTGCTGGAGCTGTTGGCGCGGTTGCCGGCCGAGCGGATCGCCGCCAACCGCGACATCGCCCGGATAAACGAGATCGCCGCCACCGGCGCCGGGGCGCTGGACGTCAGCACCGTCGAGGCGTTCTGCGTGTTCGGGACGCTGCGCCGCACCGCCGAGGAAATGCACGTGCACCACAGCACCGTGGCGGCCCGGCTGGCGCACCTGAGCGAGCGGATGGGCTGGGACTTCGACGATCCGATGGACCGGTTCACCGCCACCCTGACGCTGATGGTCCGTCGCATCTCGCTGTCCGCGGCTGCGCTGGCCGCCGACGATTTGCCGTGA
- a CDS encoding nuclear transport factor 2 family protein, which translates to MAIIDPTQTWVPVEERLARTTDARHRQMLGIVIEHMKAEAEPEMERLMATLSPNPEYHFWFAGTDLGPKTTEGVRAYYTAFVDSGANVLVFEIDRIAVDDDVVMTEGWMKMIYPGAAAQGIGIDVDDPDAAYLVLFRQLIVWPIDADGLIVGEDAYQTGPVSVTKLSHDELPQKYLDQIASKAAATADA; encoded by the coding sequence GTGGCGATCATCGACCCCACCCAGACCTGGGTGCCCGTGGAGGAACGACTGGCCCGGACCACCGATGCGCGGCACCGCCAGATGCTCGGCATCGTCATCGAGCATATGAAGGCCGAGGCCGAGCCGGAGATGGAGCGGCTCATGGCGACGCTGAGCCCGAACCCCGAGTACCACTTCTGGTTCGCCGGCACCGATCTGGGGCCCAAAACCACCGAGGGCGTCCGTGCGTACTACACGGCGTTCGTGGACAGCGGCGCCAATGTGCTGGTGTTCGAGATCGATCGGATCGCGGTCGACGACGATGTGGTGATGACCGAGGGCTGGATGAAGATGATCTACCCGGGTGCGGCCGCGCAGGGCATCGGCATCGACGTCGACGACCCCGACGCCGCATACCTGGTGTTGTTCCGGCAACTGATCGTCTGGCCGATCGACGCCGACGGGCTGATCGTCGGCGAGGACGCCTACCAGACCGGGCCGGTCAGCGTCACCAAGCTCAGCCACGACGAGTTGCCGCAGAAGTACCTCGACCAGATCGCCAGCAAAGCCGCCGCAACCGCCGATGCCTGA